A section of the Scleropages formosus chromosome 16, fSclFor1.1, whole genome shotgun sequence genome encodes:
- the LOC108933619 gene encoding transcription factor LBX1-like encodes MTSKEDAKSSAVEERRRSPLDHLPPPANSNKPLTPFSIEDILNKPSVKRSYSICGTAHLIASEKHPQPGLSLSNRALLTQTSPLCALEELASKTFKGLEVSVLQAAEGRDGMTLFGQRNTPKKRRKSRTAFTNHQIYELEKRFLYQKYLSPADRDQIAQQLGLTNAQVITWFQNRRAKLKRDLEEMKADVESAKAIGSVPLDKIAKLADLEKCANGTLGNPRSESPALSGHEHQEVSNKLRMSPLSPFTDHTTSKECSEDEDVEIDVDD; translated from the exons ATGACATCCAAAGAAGATGCCAAGAGCTCGGCGGTGGAAGAGAGACGGAGGAGCCCCCTGGACCACCTTCCACCGCCGGCCAACTCGAACAAACCCCTCACGCCGTTCAGCATCGAGGACATTCTCAACAAACCGTCGGTGAAGAGAAGTTACAGCATCTGTGGCACAGCGCACCTCATCGCGTCGGAGAAGCACCCGCAGCCGGGCCTCTCGCTCTCCAACCGCGCTCTCCTCACGCAGACCTCCCCACTTTGCGCCCTCGAGGAACTGGCCAGCAAAACGTTCAAAGGACTCGAAGTGAGTGTCCTCCAGGCTGCAGAAG GTCGCGACGGAATGACCCTGTTCGGTCAAAGAAACACGCCCAAAAAGAGGAGGAAGTCCAGAACAGCGTTCACGAACCATCAGATATACGAGCTGGAGAAGAGGTTCTTGTACCAGAAATACCTGTCCCCTGCGGACCGGGACCAGATCGCCCAGCAGCTGGGTCTCACCAACGCCCAGGTCATCACCTGGTTCCAGAACCGCAGGGCCAAGCTGAAGAGGGACCTGGAGGAAATGAAGGCGGACGTGGAGTCGGCCAAAGCCATCGGCTCGGTACCCCTGGACAAGATCGCCAAACTGGCCGACCTGGAGAAGTGCGCCAACGGAACCCTGGGAAACCCCAGGTCCGAGTCCCCCGCCTTGTCCGGCCACGAGCATCAGGAGGTGTCCAACAAACTGAGGATGTCACCCCTGTCCCCCTTCACAGACCACACAACGAGTAAAGAGTGCTCAGAGGACGAAGATGTGGAGATCGACGTGGATGACTGA